The Pirellulaceae bacterium region TGGATTACCTTACGCGGGTTGAAGAAGCCAATTGTAGCTACCGTCTCTAGACGGTGGACATGGCAGACTCATCAATCAATAACCTTAGGGGGTTCGAGGAAAGCTGGCTGGGGATTGAGTTTTACCTGCTCAAAAGTCGCCGCTGGCGCGTGGCACTGCTGGCACTCTTGACGCCAAGGATGTGTGGTCCGCAATCCAAGCAGCGCACCCGGCCCGTGGCAGCTCAGGCAATCCTGGCGCATCCAGGTGGCGTGCGGGATCTGCGGCGGAGCACCGGGATAGGCGCGAGGGCCACCGCTGGGCGCTGGTAGTCCGACGAAGGTTGTCTCACCAAACAGATTCGGCGGCAGGTGCTGCGGATTGTGCTCGACATGGCACTGAGTGCAGCCTGCCAAGTAGGGATGCGACATCTGCGAGGCACGCACCGTGGATAGGCTCAGACCAGCTCCGTGGCAAGCAATACAGGCGGCTGATGAGAGTTGGTCGATCGGATGCGGCACGGTGGGCGGTGCACCGTTGAATGCCCGATTGGCGCTTCGCTGCGCCAGTGCAGCGACCTTGTCAGTCGGTTCAATCGTGATCGTTTCGTTAAGCGACCTGGCAGTTTGCAGCTCGGAGAAGTTCGCAGGTGGTGAACGGCGCGAGCGCGTCAGCAGCGACATTTGGCTATAGTGTGTCGCAGGTACAACGCTGTCAACTATCGAGTTCAGCGGCGTGGTGGCGATTGGTCTGTCTATGACGGTAGCCGCTGCTGGGCCGGACTCCAGCGCAGTCTCGTAGCGGTGCATGGGAGATTGCAGGCCGGTAAAATAGCCGACGACAGCCAACGACATGACCGTGGCTGCCAGTATCCATCGCAGGCCGCTCTGTTCGCTCCGGTTCATGACGACACCTTAGCGATTCGTACGGCACTTTTCTTGTAGTCGGGCTCTTTGGAAAATGGATCCACTGCGTCCAATGTCAGGTCGTTGACCAACAATGTCTCGTCGAAGAACGGAATGAACACAGTTCCCGGCGGTGGATAACCACGACCGTTGATCCAGACTTGGATCTTCAGCGAGCCGCGCCGCGATTGTACTTGAACCCAGTCGCCATTGGATAAATTCGCCGCACGAGCGTCGTCTGGATGGATTTCCAAGTAGGCTCCGGGCATGGCACGGCTAAGCTGTGGAACGCGACGCGTCATGGTGCCGGTGTGCCAGTGTTCCAACACGCGGCCCGTACACAACATCAGCGGATAATCCTGGTCGGGCACTTCTGCCGGCGGCTCCCAGGGATGAAACCAGATTTGAGCACGATCATCGTTAGTGCTAGAGTGATAAAACTGAATGCCTTTGCCTGCCGCAACGTAGGGATCAAAACCTTCGGAGAATCGCAGGCGAGTTTCCTGCCACTGGCCGTCCTTTTCGATGACCGGCCAACGCAGTCCGCGTGCCTTGACATATTCTGCGTAGGGTGCCAGGTCCTTGTGCTTCATGCGCGAGAACGGGCGGTACTCCTCAAACAGTCGCTCGTCCACGTTGATGTCGTAATAATGTTCCCATTGCCAAACGGGTACGATGCGACCACTGTCGTCGGTCATTTCAAACAAAAAGCCGCCCTCGCGATTGCGCATGCCTTCCATGCCGCGCTGATACAGCCGGTGTGCAACGGCGATGGTTTGCCAGCAGTCATCACGTGCCTCGCCGGGTGGCTCGACCTGTTTGAACCACTGCTGGGTGCGTCGTTCGGAGTTGCCAAACATGCCGTTCTTTTCGACCCACATGGCTGACGGCAGGATCAAGTCGGCCAGCCGCGTGGTAGCGGTGGGGTAGACATCGCTGACGATCAAAAACTTGTCGGCCAGATTGGCTTTGGGGTTGAACAGCTTGTTCAGATTCGGCAGTGACTGACCTGGGTTAGTCACCTGGACCCACAGCGTCCCGATTTCTCCGCCTTGCTCGGTGGGCGTACAGAAGCTCTCCCACATCTGCACGGTGTGGAAGCCCGGCTTGGGGTTGATGCGACCTTCGGGCACATTCCACATCTGCTCGCATTGCTGGCGATGCTGGGCGTTGGCGATTAGCCGACCACCGGGCAAAGCGTGCGCTAGTGTGCCGACTTCGCGCGCGGTCCCGCAGGCTGAGGGTTGTCCAGTCAGGCTCGTGGGAGCATCCCCTGGTCGGCCAAAATGTCCGCTCAGCAAGTGAATCCCGTGAATCAAGTTGTTGATGGCGGTTCCTCGCGTATGCTGGTTGACTCCCATGCACCACAGCGAAGTAATTCTCAGGGCTGGATTGCCGAACAATTCTCCCAGCATCACGATCTTCTCGGCGGGCACACCCGACAATTCTTCCACTTTCTGCGGCGTGTAGTACTCGACGCGCCGTCGATACTCTTCAAACGAGATCGACTGGCCGTGGAGATTGGGATTGTTGTCGTCAGGCGCTTTGAAGTTGCAGTAAGACTCTGCAAACGCGCGGCTGTAGGTGCCGTGCTTAATAAGCTGGTGGGCGATGCCGTTGGCGATGGCTAGGTCGCCATGACCTTTCATTTCCAGGTAGTGCTGACAGTGCTCGGTGGTACGCGTGCGGCGGGTGCCGATGTCGATCAGCGTAACTTGCTGGCCTTGACTACGACGATTGATAACGCGAGAAAACAGCACAGGATGCATTTCCGACGGATTGTTGCCCCACATGATCAGTACATCACAATGGTCCAAGTCGTCGTAGCAGCCAGCCGGTTCGTCGACGCCATAAGTGGCTAAGAAGCCGGTGACGGCCGAGGCCATGCACAGTCGCGCGTTGGGGTCGATGTGGTTGTTGGACAGCCCGGCCTTCATAAACTTTTGGGCGGCATAGCCTTCGGGAATAGTCCATTGACCGGAACCGTAGAAGGCGAACCGCGCCGGTGCGGCTTGGATGCGATCGGCGATGATGTCCAGTGCTCGGTCCCAGGAAATCGCTTGATAGCTGTCACCCTGTCGCAACAGAGGCTTAGTCAATCGGTCTTTGCCGTACAAGATTCCGCCGACGTGATACCCTTTGACGCACAGCAACCCGCGGTTGACCTCAGCGTCCTTGTCACCGGCAATGGCAACCACTCGGCCAGCCTGCACACCGACCTGCACATGGCAGCCAGTACCACAGAAGCGGCAGGGTGCCTTATCCCACTGAATATCGCTCTGCCCGTCGGCTGTTGAATTGCTCTCCAAGATGGGCAGTATCGGAGCAGCCGACAAACTGCCGCTGGCGGCAGCCGCAGTGGCCATGCTGAGCGCCGAGGACTTTAGAAATTGTCGTCGCTCCCATGCCGTGAATGCTGAGCGGTCCATTGGACTGGTATTCATTGGTTACCTCGCGGGGATATCATCCGTCTGCGGAAATGTATCCGCAGGTTCAAAGAAAACGCTCACCACATCCACTGACATCACGCCTGGCAGTTCACGCAAGCGATCGTGTAGTCCCTGCATTTCCTGGCGATCGGCCGCCTCGCAGACCATTGGCAGAGCGGTACCCGCGACCGGCTGCCCGGGGTCACAATGATCCGTCTGAAGCAGGACTGACCGAGCCTGTTGGAGCAGGCTGACAGATTCAAAGCGAATGACCAAGCTGCTAATCATGTCATTCTTTCACAAAGAGTATCAATTGTTCGCGGCACAACTATTGCGCAGTCAGCGCCTGGCAGTACGCATTTCAGTCAGACACTGTTTGTCGGTAGGCCGACACTAGCTAAATCATGACCTATTAGTCTACAATTTAAGGACGT contains the following coding sequences:
- a CDS encoding diheme cytochrome c precursor encodes the protein MNRSEQSGLRWILAATVMSLAVVGYFTGLQSPMHRYETALESGPAAATVIDRPIATTPLNSIVDSVVPATHYSQMSLLTRSRRSPPANFSELQTARSLNETITIEPTDKVAALAQRSANRAFNGAPPTVPHPIDQLSSAACIACHGAGLSLSTVRASQMSHPYLAGCTQCHVEHNPQHLPPNLFGETTFVGLPAPSGGPRAYPGAPPQIPHATWMRQDCLSCHGPGALLGLRTTHPWRQECQQCHAPAATFEQVKLNPQPAFLEPPKVID
- a CDS encoding molybdopterin-dependent oxidoreductase, with the protein product MATAAAASGSLSAAPILPILESNSTADGQSDIQWDKAPCRFCGTGCHVQVGVQAGRVVAIAGDKDAEVNRGLLCVKGYHVGGILYGKDRLTKPLLRQGDSYQAISWDRALDIIADRIQAAPARFAFYGSGQWTIPEGYAAQKFMKAGLSNNHIDPNARLCMASAVTGFLATYGVDEPAGCYDDLDHCDVLIMWGNNPSEMHPVLFSRVINRRSQGQQVTLIDIGTRRTRTTEHCQHYLEMKGHGDLAIANGIAHQLIKHGTYSRAFAESYCNFKAPDDNNPNLHGQSISFEEYRRRVEYYTPQKVEELSGVPAEKIVMLGELFGNPALRITSLWCMGVNQHTRGTAINNLIHGIHLLSGHFGRPGDAPTSLTGQPSACGTAREVGTLAHALPGGRLIANAQHRQQCEQMWNVPEGRINPKPGFHTVQMWESFCTPTEQGGEIGTLWVQVTNPGQSLPNLNKLFNPKANLADKFLIVSDVYPTATTRLADLILPSAMWVEKNGMFGNSERRTQQWFKQVEPPGEARDDCWQTIAVAHRLYQRGMEGMRNREGGFLFEMTDDSGRIVPVWQWEHYYDINVDERLFEEYRPFSRMKHKDLAPYAEYVKARGLRWPVIEKDGQWQETRLRFSEGFDPYVAAGKGIQFYHSSTNDDRAQIWFHPWEPPAEVPDQDYPLMLCTGRVLEHWHTGTMTRRVPQLSRAMPGAYLEIHPDDARAANLSNGDWVQVQSRRGSLKIQVWINGRGYPPPGTVFIPFFDETLLVNDLTLDAVDPFSKEPDYKKSAVRIAKVSS